The segment tcaatcctaaaacctaaaaaaatgttcaattttattactttcagttttgagtttttctttttaacagtgTGTGCAGGTAGTTAAAGGGCCAGTACATAGAATAGGAAAGGAAAAGTTCACCCTGAAGCacattatttatgtttgtatgaaGATTTCCAGTGATCCTGACACTATTTTGGTGGTTGATTGTAtttatgttaattatttttagggGTCCAAACACCAATTTAGACTGAATTGTCATCATTAAAAGCTGTATGGTCCATGTAggttgcatttatttgtttgtttgtttcttttattcacaattgaaAAATTGATGCGttcgttcctttttttattattttaatttgtatattcCAATATATTCTTATTAATTCCCATATATTCTCGTTAGAAATTCCATTTTTCGACCTTGTTCTGTAGTCAACTGCACAAATTTGAAATACTATAACACAAACTAGAACGTCGTATTCTGAGATTGCAGACAATCTAGTAAAACATGGCGTGGATTATGTGCTGATGGTTGATCAGTTATTTTGCATCCGGGTTGTTCAGGATTCCTCAAGCACCCTTGAGTTAGAGTTTGGGTGTCATTTTGACAAAGTGCAGTTACTGTGGTGTTTGAAACAATCTTAAAAAATATGGGATTAAGGTCAGGGTTCTGTTATAGCTGCTAAAAGTAAGATCAAGAGCTTCATTCTTTCCTCAACATtttctgagacaatgttcaacATAGAATTAATGAGGAATCcaccataaaaaaaatgcagtgctgAATTATGGTCATGATGCTTCATCTGTCATCTGTTTGATGGATTGGATCTTTTATCTAAATGAGTATTTGGttcgaataaataaaataatgtttccaACATGACCACCATTTACTTATTTGGCTTATTGTTGCAGGTCTGTTTTTTCGAACATGTTGTTTTGACAAAAAGATCCATCATTTAAAAGGGCTGCCTGGTGCCAAGAGCAAACAGAAATAGGCTCTCGATCTTGTGGTCAGAGTTAACCAAAAAAggggaagaaaccttaaaaacatttaattggaAGTAAACATTACGCATGATGAAGGCATTCCAAATGCTTGGGTCACTCCActaatatttgaaataattgGGATTTTCCTCAAACTCCCCCACGTGTGATCCGTTAGTCTTTACATTTTTTGGACTGTGACCTTAGTATTTCTACTGTGATACTAAAGTTACTATCAAGTACTAGTGtgtgcattacatttttttttttattgcagcaaATCAAAAACGCCTttagttttttagttttaaCAACCACAGATATATTtaaacaggaaggagatgatgctTCGAATGATCTATAAGTGTTTGTATAAGTGAACAtgttgaaatgtgaaatgtaacTTGGATGGGCTTCTTGCACTGAAGGCTGGGGTGCACTGAAGGCttccattttaaaattaaacaagTCTTACATCTCCATTAGCACTGTTTAAATTTAACAGTAAACCAAGACAGCAGTGTTCATttctaatcattttatttaatttaatttttttaaaccagtctGATGCCTTTCTCCAGCTTATAAAAAGGAGCTTTGTAAGGATTTTTACTTATCAAGCCAAgagagtcaagaggctttttattgtcatttctactatacacagtggtacacagtacacagtaaaaacgagacgacgttcctccggaaccctggtgctacactagacaacaacatagagctacaacacaacacacaagctacataaagtgcatcgagtgcaacctagtgcaaacagtgcagacgaaaaacagtacagacagacagttcagacagacaacacaagacaagacacaaaacccaagacagcgccgaccagtaaacctactgtatactttgattatacagtactgtgcgagaactgtaaaaactatacccgggagtgaatataaacagacataatgcagtgcaaaaaacagcagcagtcaacaggtgcaaaagacagcatgtaaacaatgTATATATACTGAACTCTATAACAGTCGTGTGGCCGATTAGACTCTGGTAGCAATGCATCTCACCGATCGGGTCGAGCGTGTGCtctgtttttaacttgttttgattggcgtttggtgataatgataattttaatagatatcaatcagtgtttgactttgACTCAGTGTTTGAGTGTTTATTTTCCTTCTATTAAAagattggtgtgctgagagtaagaGTCTTATCACTGAGTTTATTTAGGCAAATAGTTTTGTgagaaaaatgataataggagcATTATGGCTGTAATAAaccatagtactttggatacttaagtacatttgaaggcaaatatttttgtacttttacttaagtgaaagtttaaaggagcacttttacttttattggagTAATATTTGACCTAatgtatctttactttaactcaagtaaatGGTTCGTCCCGCCACTGCTGAAATTTTATTCTGATATAGTGTTAAACTGAAGTGATGCATTGTATTGTTTCCACATAATTTACTGATGTTATGAAGTGGCCACTGAATGCATATGGAATTGTTCAGGTCATATGTatgagcactttttttttattattatgtgttttgatttggcagatCTTAAGTGAGGCCCAGAGGATGACCCGGTTACCTGAGCGAAAGGACTAACTTAAAGAGGAATTGTATAAAGCAAGCGTGCCATCATGATGCCAGTTACCTCaaacaacacaaacagagaGGCTTCAAATCCCCCTTTCTGCTTTTCAAATAACATATCGCTCATAACTAACGACCCCGTCGCCTCAATCTACTTTCCAAGCGTGTTCTGTGTGCTGGGCCTCACTTCCAATTTAATCGCCTTCGTGGTGCTGATCAAAGCCTTCCGGCGGACTCACAGCCGTTCTCGTTcatcctttcttctctttctgtgtgGACTGGTGGTGACTGACTTCATGGGTCTGCTGGTCACTGGAGTCATCGTGATCTCTACTCGCATAATAGACATCGGCTGGCAGGGCCTGGATCCCCACTGTCACCTCTGCAACTTCATGGGAATGTCTATGGTATTTTATGGACTGTGCCCTCTCCTTTTGGGTGCCACAATGGCGGTGGAGAGATTTATAGGTATCACTCGGCCTTTTACCCGCTCTACCAATAAGTCAAATAGCCGAGTGTACACCACGGTGGCCAGCGTGTGGATGACGGCCGGGGTCATCGGCCTGTTACCTTTTATTGGTTTGGGCAGGTACCATCTCCAGACCCCAGGTTCATGGTGCTTCCTAAACATCAGCTCTGAGCCACTGGATATGGCCTTTTGCCTGGTGTTCTCACTGGTCGGATTGACATGTCTGGCTGTGTCCTTCATCCTGAACACAGTGAGCGTGGTCACCTTGCTGCGGGTCTGCTGTGGGCAGAACTCACACCAACGCCGGAGAGACAACGAGATAGAGATGATGGTGCAGCTCATCTTAATCATGGTCATTGCATCCATCTGCTGGTATCCACTGCTGGTAGGTGTTTCTTGTCTTGGTGTGTGAAACAGTTTTACTTGTTGTGCACAAGAACTAAAactgaatggacattcagtgccacccagatcagggttcctttttgagtctggttcctctcattgGTTCATGTAGCCATTTCGGTGAGTTTTTGCTTGTCACAATTATAAttaacaaacttatacattctgtTATAAcctctgtgtgaagctgctttgagacattgtccatTGTCAAAAatgccatacaaataaaaaattaattgactAGAAAGTCCCTGGTGTGGGACAAGAAATTTTTTCCTTCTACGCAAATAGCTTCAGAAGAATGTCCCTTGGGAAATCAGAGGAATCctgccttaaaaaaaatgtacagtaataaGTAACTAGTAAGGCCCTGGTTTGTCTCGAGTAAAATTTGGAATCTAAAAAGCACCATATCATAGTTCAgtaaaaataaagcagaatttatacatttttatactttGTTTGAACATTAGCTATTCCCGAAAATTCTGTAAATTcaagaaaattttatttttaaaatatatgtggATAATTTATGGACTATGCTTTTTAATTTGAATTGCTTATCTTCAAATAAatttacaacatttggcagatgatTTTAGAAATGCCTTGTAGACTGTATAACAAACACATGCTCATGCTAGTTCACAAGGTCAGGGATTAAGAGTAGCATTGTCATTTTTGTGGAAACCTTTTGGGCAAAACAGACATtgcattttattcatattatttaaagattctgaaaataataaagacatataaaactatatttctAAATTCTTCCATATTAAAGAAAAACTGAgagaaaattttatttacacacaactTTAGCACCAGATTGATAAATGTGCCCAATTTCTTTTTACGATTGTGAGAAAGGTCATTCAAGGTTAGTTTCATTAATTTTTCCACTGAAgctaaaataatttcttttatgTAAACAATCATTGGTCACCCAAGAGTTGTAACACCATGGTTCTGAGAATGGGGGAAGTCAACAAGAGCATTTCAGGCTGGGAGTGATTTTACATTCTCTTCTTTATCAATGAGCTCATGCATGTGGAAGTGTCTCGATAGCGCTGCTTCCTCTTAGTTTTTCGTGCCACGTTAAATAATTGAGGTGAACCAGCATTACATGCTCTCTTTCTTCTTGTTTAGTTAATATTCTGTATCATTTTCAATGGACTAATAATCTGTGGTAATTAATAGATTAATGCTTGTGTGCCAAATAATTCAAATTGATTCATCAGTTAATTAAAGCACTTTCAAGGAATATATAGGGGTTTGTCTTGAAGTCATTTTCTGTTAAGTACCAAATCCATTAAATTCAGTTAGCTCTAGCAGTATGCCTATAAATCCTTAATGTCAAATCAGCATCATGATATTATCATACTTTAGAAGGTGGGATTTTGAAAAGGATGCAGACTTGAACCAAATGTCACTTGATCTCCAAGATGGACACTTTATAATGTTACAGTAATCAGCTACACTCTTAAAAATCATACATGTCAAGGTGTATGGTTCTGTGAAGAAACTTTACAGAATAGAACAGGCATGGAAGCTTTCCActgcacaaaatgtttttgtatagCAGAAAAACAATAGCATTCCTCACACTCAATAATCTCAAAGGCAaattgtgtatacagtgtgtatatagtggATGTAAAGGTACACGTGTTGTATCTAGAGTTAGCATAGTATCACTGTGGCATCTCAAGCTGAAGCTGAAACAAGTAGAACAATGaagtagaacacacacacgcacacacacatgcacacacacatctatattaCCCAAATTggatctaacaaatgtaaacaattaaataaaacttttttatttatttaattttatttagtcaATTTCaattgtgccaatttaatcgattactcaatgtaatcaatataataaaaattaatttga is part of the Silurus meridionalis isolate SWU-2019-XX chromosome 9, ASM1480568v1, whole genome shotgun sequence genome and harbors:
- the tbxa2r gene encoding thromboxane A2 receptor produces the protein MMPVTSNNTNREASNPPFCFSNNISLITNDPVASIYFPSVFCVLGLTSNLIAFVVLIKAFRRTHSRSRSSFLLFLCGLVVTDFMGLLVTGVIVISTRIIDIGWQGLDPHCHLCNFMGMSMVFYGLCPLLLGATMAVERFIGITRPFTRSTNKSNSRVYTTVASVWMTAGVIGLLPFIGLGRYHLQTPGSWCFLNISSEPLDMAFCLVFSLVGLTCLAVSFILNTVSVVTLLRVCCGQNSHQRRRDNEIEMMVQLILIMVIASICWYPLLVFIAQTVLSSSKPVIRSLLLFIRLVTWNQIMDPWVYILFRRAVLKRVYPRLDWSRGSFASIYSSVGTSMRRLTRSSVELSGRLSGQGSPKQEDEVLSMRRFSPPPS